In Tistrella mobilis, the genomic window CCTGATCGTGCCGGACGAGGCGGATCAGGAGCCGCGCGAGTACCTGGTCCCGAAGGGCAAGCACCTGACGGTCCAGGAGGGCGATTACGTCCGCCGCGGCGACCTGCTGATGGACGGCAATCCGGTGCCCCACGACATCCTGCGCGTGCTGGGTGTCGAGGAGCTGGCCTCCTACCTGATCAACGAGATCCAGGAGGTCTACCGGCTGCAGGGCGTGAAGATCAACGACAAGCACATCGAGGTGATCGTTCGCCAGATGCTGCAGAAGGTCGAGATCCTGGATCCGGGCGACACCACCTTCCTGCTCGGCGAGCAGGTCGACCGGTTCGAGTTCGACCAGGTCAACGCCAAGGTCCGGCAGCGCAATGCCGAGCGTCTGGCGTCGGAAGGCGGCGAGCGGCAGCCCGACATGCGCGAGGCGAAGGCCGAGCCGGTGCTCCAGGGCATCACCAAGGCCTCGCTGCTGACCCGGTCGTTCATCTCGGCGGCATCGTTCCAGGAGACCACCCGCGTGCTCACCGAGGCGGCGACCGCCGGCAAGATGGACACGCTGGACGGCCTCAAGGAGAACGTCATCGTCGGCCGGCTGATCCCGGCCGGCACCGGTGCCGCGGTCAACCGGCTGAAGTCGATCGCGGCCAACCGCGACAAGGCCCTGCTCGGCAACGAGGATGGCGACGAGGCCGGGGCGGTGCTGGCAGGCTCCGCCGACGTGCCGGGCGCCGCGGAGTAACGCTCCCGGCGTCTGCGGCCCGGCATCCCCGACGACGCATCCCCGACGACGTTCGCGGCCCTGCTGCTGCCCTTCAAGGGGCGGCAGCAGGGCCGTCGGCGTCTGGGGGGGCGGCCGGGGCATGCAGATGATGCAGGTCCGCTACCCGCTCCGCCCGGCGGGGCGTCGCTCGTTACGGGAATCGCGCAGGATTCCGCAGAGTCCCGCGGGATTCCCCGACGGGCCGGAAACCCTTGCATGTCAAGCCTTTTGGGGTTGACGGGGGGAGGGGCCACAACTAGTATGCGCGCTCACTTCGGGGGCTGGTGTGCGGACCCCCATGGACGGGCGCGTCCATGCCGCACGGACATCCGGTCCCCTCCATGCCGTAGGGGCCGGCGAAAACAGCCCCCGGAAGGTAAAGCCTTTCCCGAGCCGGCATTTGTGCCGTTGGCGGGAAAGGGGCTTTGCCCTCCGACGGTTTTTGTGTGGACGCAGGGTCGCAAGCCCTGCAGCCCAAGTTTGACGGGATCGATTGGATGCCCACGATCAATCAGCTGATCCGCAAGCCGCGCCTCGCGCCGGTGGATCGCAACAAGGTGCCGGCCCTCGAGGCGTGCCCCCAGAAGCGTGGTGTCTGCACCCGCGTGTACACGACCACCCCGAAGAAGCCGAACTCGGCGCTTCGTAAGGTCGCCCGCGTGCGTCTGACCAACAGCTTCGAAGTCACCAGCTACATTCCGGGCGAAGGTCACAACCTTCAGGAGCACTCGGTGGTGCTGATCCGTGGCGGCCGCGTGAAGGACCTTCCGGGCGTGCGCTACCACATCCTCCGCGGCACGCTGGACACCCAGGGCGTCAAGAACCGTCGTCAGCGTCGTTCGAAGTACGGCGCCAAGCGGCCGAAGTGATCCGGCCGTCAAGGAGAGGTTGATCCATGTCCCGTCGTCATGCCGCTGAAAAGCGCCAGGTTCTCCCGGATCCGAAGTTCGGCGATGCCGTCGTCAGCAAGTTCATGAACGTGCTGATGTATGATGGCAAGAAGTCGGTCGCGGAAGCGATCGTCTACGGCGCCTTCGATCTGATCGAGCAGAAGACCCGTCAGGAAGGCCTCCGCGTCTTCCACGAGGCGCTCGAGAACGTGCGCCCGGCGGTCGAGGTGAAGAGCCGCCGCGTCGGTGGCGCCACCTATCAGGTCCCGGTCGAGGTCCGCCCCGATCGCGCCCAGGCCCTGGCCATCCGCTGGCTGATCACTGCCGCCCGGAACCGTTCCGAGAACACGGCGGTGGAGCGTCTGGCCGGTGAACTGCTCGATGCCGCGCAGAGCCGTGGCACCGCAATCAAGAAGCGTGAAGACACCCACCGCATGGCGGACGCCAACAAGGCGTTCTCGCACTATCGCTGGTAACGGGTCGGCCGTCTCTTAGAAACCCCAGCTTCCTGGACGCGAACATGGCACGCACGACGCCCATCGAGGCCTACCGCAACATCGGCATCATGGCGCACATCGATGCCGGTAAGACGACGACGACCGAGCGCATCCTCTATTACACCGGCCGGTCCCACAAGATCGGTGAGGTGCACGAGGGTGCGGCCACGATGGACTGGATGGAGCAGGAGCAGGAGCGCGGCATCACCATCACGTCGGCCGCGACGACCTGCTTCTGGAACAACCACCGCATCAACATCATCGACACCCCGGGCCACGTCGACTTCACCATCGAGGTGGAGCGTTCGCTCCGTGTTCTCGACGGCGCGGTCGCGGTGTTCGACAGTGTCGCGGGCGTCGAGCCCCAGTCGGAGACGGTGTGGCGCCAGGCGGACAAGTACCGCGTGCCGCGCATCTGCTTCGTCAACAAGATGGACCGCATGGGCGCCAACTTCTACCGCTGCGTCGACATGATGGTCGACCGGCTGGGCGCCAACCCGCTGGTTCTGAGCCTGCCGATCGGCTCCGAGTCGGAATATGTCGGCATCGTCGACCTGGTGAAGATGAAGGCGGTCGTCTGGAAGGACGAAAGCCTCGGCGCCGAGTTCGAAGAGCGCGACATTCCGGCCGATCTCGCCGACCGCGCCGAAGAGTATCGCCAGAAGCTGGTCGAGACGGCCGTCGAGGCCGACGACGAGGTGATGGAAGCCTATCTCGAAGGCAACGAGCCGGACGTCGCCACCCTGAAGCGCTGCATCCGCAAGGGCACGCTGGCGCGTCAGTTCGTTCCCGTGATCAACGGTTCGGCGTTCAAGAACAAGGGCGTGCAGCCCCTGCTCGACGCCGTGATCGACTTCCTGCCCTCGCCGGTCGACGTGCCGGCCGTTCACGGCACCGCCGTGGATGACCCGGAGACCACGCTGGTCCGCGAGAGCAAGGACGAGGCGCCCTTCTCGGCGCTGGCGTTCAAGATCATGTCGGACCCCTTCGTCGGCTCGCTGACCTACATCCGCGTCTATTCGGGTGTCATCGAGAGCGGCTCCTACGTGCTCAACACCGTCAAGGGTGATCGCGAGCGCGTCGGCCGCATGCTGCAGATGCACGCGAACAGCCGTGAGGACGTCAAGGAAGCCCGCGCTGGCGATATCGTGGCGCTCTGCGGCATGAAGGGCACCACCACCGGTGACACCCTCTGCGCCTCGGATGCCAAGATCATCCTGGAGCGCATGGAGTTCCCGGAGCCGGTGATCGAGGTCGCGGTCGAGCCGAAGACCAAGAGCGACCAGGAGAAGATGGGCCTCGCCCTGTCGCGTCTGGCGCAGGAGGATCCGTCCTTCCGCGTGTCGACCGACGAGGAAAGCGGCCAGACCGTGATCAAGGGCATGGGCGAGCTCCATCTCGAGATCATCGTCGATCGCATGCGCCGCGAATTCAAGGTCGAGGCGAATGTCGGTCAGCCGCAGGTGGCCTATCGCGAGCGCTTCGGTCAGCCGGTCGAGGTCGATTACACCCACAAGAAGCAGACCGGCGGTTCGGGCCAGTTCGCGCGCGTGAAGCTGAAGTTCGAGCCCTTCGAGGGCGAGGACGGCTTCGTGTTCGAGAACAAGGTCGTCGGCGGCTCGGTTCCGCGCGAATACGTCCCCGGCGTCCAGAAGGGCATCGAGTCCTGCCTGGGCAACGGCGTGATCGCCGGCTTCCCGGTGGTCAACCTCAAGGCCGAACTGATCGACGGCGCCTATCATGACGTCGACAGCTCGGTGCTCGCCTTCGAAATCGCGTCGCGTGCTGCGTTCCGCGAGGCCATGGGCAAGAGCCGCCCGGTGCTCCTCGAGCCGATCATGAAGGTCGAGGTCGTCACCCCGGACGAGTACATGGGCGACATCATCGGCGACCTGAACAGCCGCCGTGGTCAGGTGAGCAGCATGGACAGCCGCGGCAATGCCCGCGTCGTCAACGCCATGGTGCCGCTGGCCAGCATGTTCGGCTACGTCAACCAGCTGCGCTCGATGTCCCAGGGCCGCGCCCAGTACACGATGCAGTTCGACCATTACGAGCCGGTTCCGCAGCATCTGGCGGATGAGGTCAAGGCGAAGTACGCGGGCTGATCCGCGGATCGATGACCGGTTTGAAAAACGTTTGGAAAGACGGAGGCGAGAGCCATGGGTAAGGAAAAGTTCGAGCGCAGCAAGCCGCACGTGAACATCGGCACGATCGGTCACGTGGACCATGGCAAGACGACGCTGACGGCTGCGATCACGAAGGTTCTGGCCGAGACGGGCGGAGCGACCTATACGTCGTACGACTCGATCGACAAGGCTCCTGAAGAGAAGGAGCGCGGCATCACCATCAACACGGCGCATGTCGAGTACCAGACGGAAGCCCGTCACTATGCGCATGTTGATTGCCCCGGCCATGCCGACTACGTGAAGAACATGATCACGGGTGCGGCGCAGATGGACGGCGCGATCCTGGTCGTGTCGGCGGCGGACGGTCCGATGCCGCAGACCCGCGAGCATATCCTGCTTGCGCGTCAGGTCGGCGTTCCGGCGCTTGTCGTGTTCATGAACAAGGTCGACATGGTCGACGACGAGGAGCTGCTGGAGCTCGTCGAGATGGAAGTGCGGGAGCTGCTCGCCAGCTACGACTTCCCGGGCGACGACATTCCGGTGATCAAGGGCTCGGCTCTGGCTGCGATCGAGGGCACGAACCCGTCGATCGGCGCCGAGCGGATCCTTGAGCTGATGCGTGCGGTTGACGAGTACATCCCGACCCCGGATCGTCCGAAGGACCAGCCGTTCCTGATGCCGATCGAAGACGTGTTCTCGATCTCGGGCCGCGGCACGGTTGTGACCGGGCGTATCGAGCGCGGCGTGATCAAGGTCGGCGAGGAAGTGGCGATCGTGGGTCTGCGCGACACCACGAAGACCACGGTGACCGGCGTCGAGATGTTCCGCAAGCTGCTGGATCAGGGCGAGGCCGGTGACAATGTCGGCGTGCTGCTGCGCGGCACGAAGCGCGAGGACGTGGAGCGTGGTCAGGTGCTGGCGAAGCCGGGCACCATCACCCCGCACACCAAGTTCGCCGCCGAGGCGTATATCCTGACCAAGGAAGAGGGCGGCCGTCACACCCCCTTCTTCACCAACTATCGTCCGCAGTTCTACTTCCGGACCACGGACGTGACCGGTGTCATCACCCTGCCGGAAGGCACGGAGATGGTCATGCCGGGTGACAACGTGTCGGTCACCGTCGAGCTGATCTCGCCGATCGCCATGGACGAAGGCCTGCGCTTCGCGATCCGCGAAGGCGGCCGTACCGTCGGCGCCGGCGTCGTCGCCAAGGTGATGGCCTGATCGACGGACGACGGCAGCGGATGCGCCGGGCGGGTTGATCCCGCAGGGCGCATCCGCCGCCTGGTTTCCTGACGCCACGAGCGCCCGGCCGGTCCGCCCGGCGGGCCGGTCTCATGCAAGGACGCGCGGCGCTGCGGCACCCCGGACTCATCCGGCAGGTCGCACCGCCGAGGCCAAGGTAGAAGCCCATGATGGAAGGCCAGAACATTCGCATCCGCCTGAAGGCGTTCGATCATCGCGTGCTCGATCAGTCGACCCGCGAGATCGTGAACACCGCCAAGCGGACCGGCGCCAGCGTGCGGGGCCCGATCCCGCTGCCGACCGAGATCGAGCGCTTCACGGTGCTCCGTTCGCCGCACATCGACAAGAAGTCGCGCGAACAGTTCGAGATCCGGACGCACAAGCGCCTCCTCGACATTGTCGAGCCCACCCCGCAGACCGTCGACGCGCTGATGAAGCTCGACCTCGCGGCCGGCGTCGACGTCGAGATCAAGCTCTGAGGGGGTAACGCCAGATGCGTACTGGAGTCATCACCCGCAAGCTCGGGATGACCCGCATTTTCGATTCGGCCGGTATTCACATCCCCGTGACCGTGCTGAAGGTCGACAATGTGCAGGTCGTCGCCCACCGCACCGACGAGACCGACGGTTACACCGCGGTTCAGGTCGGCTACGGCGCGGCCAAGGTGAAGAACGTGTCGAAGGCCCAGCGCGGCCACTTCGCCAAGGCGAAGGTGGAGCCCAAGGCGAAGCTCGCGGAGTTCCGCGTGACCGCCGATGCGCTGCCTGAGATCGGAGCCGAGATCGGTGCCAACCACTTCGTCGTCGGCCAGTTCGTCGACGTCGTCGGCACCTCGATCGGTAAGGGTTTCGCCGGCGCCATGAAGCGCCACAACTTCGGCGGTCTTCGTGCCACCCACGGCGTGTCGGTCTCGCACCGCTCGCATGGTTCGACCGGTAACCGTCAGGATCCGGGCCGTACCTTCAAGGGCAAGAAGATGGCTGGCCACATGGGTGCCCGCCGCGTGACCGTGCAGAACCTGCGCGTGACCGTGGTCGATGCCGACCGTGGCCTGCTGCTCGTCGAGGGCGCCATCCCGGGTGCCGCCGGTTCGTACGTTCTTGTGCGCGACGCCGTGAAGAAGGCGCTGCCAGAGAGCGTGCCGTTCCCGGCCGGCCTCAAGGCGCAGGTGGCCGTGGCGGCCGCCGAGACCACGGAAGGCTGAGGGCCGAGCGATGGATGTGAAGGTCATTACCCTCGACAACGAGGATGCCGGCACGATCGCGCTGGCTGACGAGGTGTTCGGTCTCCCGGCCCGCGTCGACATCCTGCACCGGATGGTGCGCTACCAGCTCGCCAAGCGGCGCGCCGGTACGCACAAGGTGAAGACGATCTCCGAGATCGCCGGTTCGACCGCGAAGATCTACCGCCAGAAGGGCACGGGCCGCGCGCGGCACGGCGCCAAGCGGGCGAACATCTTCCGCGGCGGTGCCACGGTCCACGGTCCCGTGGTCCGCAGCCATGCCCATGATCTGCCCAAGAAGGTGCGTCGCCTGGCGCTGAAGACCGCGCTGTCGGTCAAGGCTCAGGGCGGCAAGCTGGTGGTGGTCGACGATCTGAAGGCCGACGACGCCAAGACCAAGGCGCTGGTGGCCCGTCTCGAGAAGGCCGGTCTCGGCCGCTCGACGCTGTTCATCGGCGGCACCGAGGTCGACCAGGGCTTCCGCCTCGCCGCCCGCAACCTGATCGGCATCGACGTTCTGCCGAGCCAGGGCGCCAATGTTTACGACATCCTGCGCCGCGACACCCTGGTGCTGTCGCGCGCCGCGGTCGAGAGCCTGGAGGCGCGGCTGAAATGAACCCGGAGCGGATGTACGACATCATCCTGAGCCCGGTCGTCACCGAAAAGTCGACGATGGGTTCGGAGAATGACCAGGTCACCTTCAAGGTGACGCTGGACGCGACCAAGCCCGAGATCAAACAGGCCGTCGAGAAGCTCTTCGGCGTGAAGGTCAAGGCGGTGAACACCCTGGTGCAGGCCGGCAAGACCAAGCGCTTCCGTGGCCGCCCCGGGCGTCGCTCGGACTTCAAGAAGGCGATCGTGACCCTGGCCGAAGGCCAGCAGATCGATCTGACGGCGGGGATCTGAACCGATGGCTTTGAAGGCATACAAGCCGACTTCGCCCGGCCGGCGTCAGCTGGTTCTGGTCGATCGCTCGGAGCTCTGGAAGGGCAAGCCGGTCAAGTCCCTGACCGAAGGCCTGACCAAGTCGGGTGGCCGCAACAACCTGGGCCGCGTGACCGCGTTCCAGGTGGGCGGCGGTCACAAGCGCCGCTATCGTCTGGTCGACTTCAAGCGCCGCAAGTGGGACGTGGAAGCCTCGGTCGTGCGCCTTGAGTACGATCCGAACCGCACCGCGTTCATCGCGCTGATCGAGTACACCGACGGCGAGCAGGCCTATATCCTGGCCCCGCAGCGCCTGAAGGCCGGCGACAAGGTCGTCGCCGGTGCGAAGGTCGACGTGCGGCCCGGCAATGCCATGCCGCTGTCGGCCATCCCGGTCGGCACGATCGTCCACAATGTCGAGCTGAAGCCCGGCAAGGGTGGTCAGATCGCGCGGTCGGCCGGCACCTATGTTCAGGTGGTCGGCAAGGACGGCAACTACGTCATGCTGCGCATGGCCTCCGGCGAGCAGCGTATGGTGCGCGCCGAATGCATGGCCACCATCGGTGCGGTGTCGAACCCCGACCACCAGAACGTCAGCCTGGGCAAGGCCGGCCGTTCGCGGTGGATGGGCCGTCGCCCGGTCGTCCGTGGTGTGGCGATGAACCCGGTCGATCACCCGCATGGCGGCGGTGAAGGCCGCACCTCGGGCGGTCGTCATCCGGTTACTCCGTGGGGCAAGCCGACCAAGGGCAAGCGCACCCGCAATAACAAGGCTACGGACAAGTTTATCGTCCGTCGCCGCAAGCCCTAAGGTCTGAAGGAGGACACCGTGCCCCGTTCGGTTTGGAAAGGCCCGTTTGTCGACGGGTACCTGCTGAAGAAGGCCGACGCGCTGCACACCTCCGGCCGCAAGGAGGTGATTCGCACCTGGTCGCGTCGTTCGACCATCCTGCCCCAGTTTGTGGGCTTGACCTTTGGGGTCTATAACGGGCACAAGTTCCTGCCCGTGCTTGTCTCCGAGGACATGGTCGGGCATAAGTTCGGCGAGTTCGCGCCCACCCGCACGTTCTACGGCCACGCCGCGGACAAGAAGGCCAAGAGGAAATAACCATGGGCAAGCCTAGTGCCGAGCGGCGGGTTGCCGAAAACGAGGCGCGCGCGGTTTCGACGATGCTGCGCGTGAGCCCGCGCAAGCTTAACACCGTCGCCGAGCTGATCCGTGGTCGGAGCGTCGAGTCGGCGCTGGCTGCGCTGACCTTCTCGCGCCGCCGGATCTCGAACGACGTGAAGAAGACCCTGCAGTCGGCGATCGCCAATGCGGAAAACAACCACGAGCTGGACGTCGACCGTCTGTTCGTGGCCGAGGCCTTTGTCGGCAAGGCGCTGGTCATGAAGCGGTTCAGCGCCCGCGCCCGTGGCCGTGTTGGTCGCGTGGAGAAGCCTTTCAGCCAGCTGACCGTGGTGGTCCGCGAGCGTGAGGAGCAGGACTAATGGGTCATAAGGTCAATCCCATCGGGCTCCGGCTCGGGATCATCCGTACCTGGGACAGCCGCTGGTACGCGGATGACAATTACGGCGACCTGCTTCAGGAAGACCTGCGCCTGCGCAAGTACCTGAAGGGCCGCCTGAAGAACGCCGGCGTGTCGGGCATCGTGATCGAGCGTGCTGCGCAGAAGGTGCGCATCACGCTGAACAGCGCGCGTCCCGGCGTGATCATCGGCAAGAAGGGCGCCGACATCGACAAGCTGAAGGCTGATGTCGGCAAGCTGGTCAAGGGCGAGGTTCATCTGAACATCGCCGAGGTCCGCAAGCCCGAACTCGACGCCACCCTGGTGGCCGAGAACATCGCCCAGCAGCTGGAGCGCCGCGTGGCGTTCCGTCGGGCGATGAAGCGTGCCGTGCAGTCGGCGATGCGCCTGGGTGCCGAAGGCATCCGCATCACCTGCAGCGGCCGTCTGGGCGGCGCCGAAATCGCCCGTACGGAATGGTACCGTGAAGGTCGCGTGCCGCTGCATACGCTGCGCGCCGACATCGACTATGGCCAGGCGACCGCCTTTACCACCTATGGCACCTGCGGTGTCAAGGTCTGGGTGTTCAAGGGCGAAGTGCTGAGCCGCGATCCGCTGGCAGCGGAAGCCGAGCGTCGTGAGACGCGGGCTTCGCGCTGATCCGGCGGCGATCAGCTTAGTGAGAAAGGCTGGAACTTATGCTGAGTCCGAAGCGGACGAAATATCGCAAGGCGCATAAGGGCCGCATCCACGGTGATGCCAAGGGTGGTACGGCGCTGAATTTCGGCGCCTACGGCCTGAAGGCGATGGAACCCGGCCGGTTGACGGCGCGGCAGATCGAGGCGACCCGTCGCGCGATCACCCGCCACATCCGCCGTGTCGGCCGCGTGTGGGTGCGTATCTTCCCGGACGTGCCGGTTTCGAAGAAGCCGGCCGAAGTGCGCATGGGTAAGGGCAAGGGCTCTCCGGAATTCTGGATGGCCCGCGTGAAGCCCGGTCGCGTGATGTTCGAACTGGATGGTGTCCCCGCCGATGTGGCCCGCGAGGCCTTCGAGCGTGGCGCCGCCAAGCTGCCGATCCGCACCCGCGTGATCCAGCGCATCGGTGTGGAGGGCTGAAGCCATGAAGGCTGAAGAACTGCGCGCGAAGTCGGCGACCGAGCTGAACACCATGCTGCTCCAGCTGAAGAAGGAGCAGTTCAACCTGCGCTTCCAGCAGGCCGGCGGCCAGCTCGAAAACACCGCGCGTGTGCGCGAGGTGCGGCGCGACATCGCCCGGATCAAGACCGTGATCGGCCAGTCGGCCGGCGCCGCGGCGAAGGAGTGATCAGATGCCCAAGCGTATCCTTCAGGGCGTCGTGGTGAGCGACAAGGGCGACAAGACGATCATCGTCAAGGTCGAACGTCGCTTCCAGCACCCGATCTACAAGAAGTTCATTCGCCGCAGCAAGAAGTATGCCGCGCATGATGAGGACAACCGGTTCAAGGCCGGCGACATCGTCCGCATCATTGAATCGGCTCCGATCTCCAAGCGCAAGCGCTGGACGGTCGTCGCTGACGGCGAATGAAGCCCGGCCCCTGCTGATTAAGGAACGGTCCCGTGATCCAGACCGAAACCAATCTGGAAGTGGCGGACAACAGCGGCGCCCGGCGTGTGATGTGCATCCGCGTTCTCGGCGGTTCGCGTCGCCGCGTCGCGCGTGTCGGCGACGTGATCGTCGTCTCCGTGAAGGAGGCGATTCCGCGTGGTAAGGTGAAGAAGGGCGACGTCCACCGTGCGGTGGTCGTTCGTACCGCCAAGGAGCTGCGTCGTCCGGACGGCACTGCCATCCGTTTCGACCGCAATGCCGCCGTGCTGATCAACAAGCATGGCGAGCCGATCGGTACCCGTATCTTCGGGCCGGTCACCCGCGAGCTCCGCGGCAAGAAGTTCATGAAGATCATCTCTCTGGCCCCCGAGGTCCTCTGATGGCAGCCAAGATCAAGAAAGGCGACAACGTCGTCGTTTTGACCGGGCGTGACAAGGGCAAGGCCGGGACGGTTGCGCAGGTTCTCCCCAAGGAGAACCGCGTCGTCGTTCAGGGCGTAAACCTCGTCAAGCGGCACACCGCTCCCAAGCCGGGCAATCCCGGCGGTATCGTGGAGAAGGAAGCGTCGCTGCACCTGTCGAACGTCGCGATCGCCGACCCCAAGGACGGCAAGCCGACCCGCGTCGGTTTTACCACGCTCGAAGATGGCCGTAAGGTGCGCGTCGCCAAGCGGTCCGGCGAGCAGATCGATCGTTGACGGCGGAGCAGCCCAAAATGGCACGCTTGTACGAGTACTACGTTAACGAGGTTCGCCCGCAGCTGCGCGAGCAGTTCAGCTATGCGAACGTCATGGAGATCCCCCGTCTCGAAAAGATCGTCCTGAATGTGGGCGTCGGCGAGGCGGTCGGTGATCAGAAGAAGATCAACGGCGTCGTGACCGATCTGGCCAAGATCACCGGCCAGAAGCCCGTCGTGACCCGCGCCTCGAAGTCGATCGCCGGCTTCAAGCTGCGCGAGGGCATGGCGATCGGCGTCAAGGTGACGCTGCGCCGCGACCGGATGTACGAGTTCCTGGATCGTCTCGTCACCATCGCTCTGCCGCGTGTCCGCGACTTCCGCGGGCTGAACGGCAAGTCGTTCGACGGGCGTGGCAACTATGCCATGGGCCTCAAAGAGCAGATCGTCTTCCCCGAGATCGAGTACGACAAGGTCGATACCGTCCGGGGCATGGACATCGTCTTCGCGACGACGGCCAAGACGGATGCCGAGGCGAAGGCGCTTCTTGCCGCCTTCAAGATGCCCTTCGTGAACTGAGCAACGGCAAGCGAGGCGATTATGGCCAAGACCAGTGCCGTCCAGAAGAACAAGCACCGCGAGCAGCTGGTGGCGCGTTTTGCGAACAAGCGCGCTGCCCTGAAGGCGGTGGTTGACGATCGTGAGCTGTCGCCCGAGGAGCGTTTCGCGGCGACCCTGAAGCTCGCCGCCCTCCCGCGCAACGGCTCGAAGACCCGCATCCGGAACCGGTGCGAGCTGACCGGCCGCCCCCGTGCGGTGTACCGCAAGCTGAAGCTGTGCCGTGTGGCGCTCCGCGACCTGGCGTCGCAGGGGCAGATCCCCGGCATGACGAAGTCGAGCTGGTAAGAGAGGAGGACCGGATATGTCCATGACCGATCCCCTCGGCGATATGATCACCCGTATCCGCAACGCTCAGCTGGCGCGCAAGTCGACGACTCTGTGCCCCGCCTCGAAGCTGCGCGGTTGGGTGCTCGACGTGCTGACCCGCGAGGGCTACATCCGTGGCTACGAGCGCAGCGAGTCGTCTGAAGGCAAGCCGGTGTTCGAGATCGCGCTGAAGTATGTGGACGGCGAGCCCGCCATCCGCGAAATCGGCCGCGTTTCCCGCCCCGGTCGCCGCGTCTATTCGTCGATCAAGGCGCTGCCGAAGCACTATAACGGCCTCGGCATCCAGATCCTCTCGACCCCCCGTGGCGTCATGTCCGACGCGGAGGCCCGCACCGCCAATGTCGGCGGTGAGGTTCTCTGCAAGGTGTTCTGAGGAGACGTCCCATGTCGCGTATCGGTAAGAATCCGGTTGCGGTGCCCCAGGGCGTCGAGGTGGCCGTCGACGGCAACAC contains:
- the rpsC gene encoding 30S ribosomal protein S3; the protein is MGHKVNPIGLRLGIIRTWDSRWYADDNYGDLLQEDLRLRKYLKGRLKNAGVSGIVIERAAQKVRITLNSARPGVIIGKKGADIDKLKADVGKLVKGEVHLNIAEVRKPELDATLVAENIAQQLERRVAFRRAMKRAVQSAMRLGAEGIRITCSGRLGGAEIARTEWYREGRVPLHTLRADIDYGQATAFTTYGTCGVKVWVFKGEVLSRDPLAAEAERRETRASR
- the rplP gene encoding 50S ribosomal protein L16, translated to MLSPKRTKYRKAHKGRIHGDAKGGTALNFGAYGLKAMEPGRLTARQIEATRRAITRHIRRVGRVWVRIFPDVPVSKKPAEVRMGKGKGSPEFWMARVKPGRVMFELDGVPADVAREAFERGAAKLPIRTRVIQRIGVEG
- the rpmC gene encoding 50S ribosomal protein L29, whose protein sequence is MKAEELRAKSATELNTMLLQLKKEQFNLRFQQAGGQLENTARVREVRRDIARIKTVIGQSAGAAAKE
- the rpsQ gene encoding 30S ribosomal protein S17, with the translated sequence MPKRILQGVVVSDKGDKTIIVKVERRFQHPIYKKFIRRSKKYAAHDEDNRFKAGDIVRIIESAPISKRKRWTVVADGE
- the rplN gene encoding 50S ribosomal protein L14, which gives rise to MIQTETNLEVADNSGARRVMCIRVLGGSRRRVARVGDVIVVSVKEAIPRGKVKKGDVHRAVVVRTAKELRRPDGTAIRFDRNAAVLINKHGEPIGTRIFGPVTRELRGKKFMKIISLAPEVL
- the rplX gene encoding 50S ribosomal protein L24, which encodes MMAAKIKKGDNVVVLTGRDKGKAGTVAQVLPKENRVVVQGVNLVKRHTAPKPGNPGGIVEKEASLHLSNVAIADPKDGKPTRVGFTTLEDGRKVRVAKRSGEQIDR
- the rplE gene encoding 50S ribosomal protein L5 — its product is MARLYEYYVNEVRPQLREQFSYANVMEIPRLEKIVLNVGVGEAVGDQKKINGVVTDLAKITGQKPVVTRASKSIAGFKLREGMAIGVKVTLRRDRMYEFLDRLVTIALPRVRDFRGLNGKSFDGRGNYAMGLKEQIVFPEIEYDKVDTVRGMDIVFATTAKTDAEAKALLAAFKMPFVN
- the rpsN gene encoding 30S ribosomal protein S14, yielding MAKTSAVQKNKHREQLVARFANKRAALKAVVDDRELSPEERFAATLKLAALPRNGSKTRIRNRCELTGRPRAVYRKLKLCRVALRDLASQGQIPGMTKSSW
- the rpsH gene encoding 30S ribosomal protein S8, with product MSMTDPLGDMITRIRNAQLARKSTTLCPASKLRGWVLDVLTREGYIRGYERSESSEGKPVFEIALKYVDGEPAIREIGRVSRPGRRVYSSIKALPKHYNGLGIQILSTPRGVMSDAEARTANVGGEVLCKVF